One Edaphobacter lichenicola DNA window includes the following coding sequences:
- a CDS encoding CbtB domain-containing protein, translated as MAQSVFGSVSQPVSLPVVPLREILPYAVFGGLLLLLAIYFVGAEQGATSMFRGTMVHEFLHDGRHLLGFPCH; from the coding sequence ATGGCTCAATCCGTCTTTGGCTCCGTCTCTCAGCCGGTTTCTCTTCCTGTCGTTCCGCTGCGTGAGATTTTGCCGTATGCGGTGTTCGGTGGGCTGCTGTTGTTGCTGGCGATCTACTTTGTCGGCGCGGAGCAGGGCGCTACCTCGATGTTCCGTGGGACGATGGTGCATGAGTTTTTGCATGACGGTCGGCATCTTCTCGGCTTTCCCTGCCACTAG